The genomic segment CTATGCCGTAATGACTGGTGCGGTATGTGACTGTGTCTGCAGCTGCTTTTGGCCAATGCATAACAAAAGGCACTTTTACGTTGCCAGGGGATAAATTCTGGTTAACCTCAGATGGATTACTACTAAACACTTGGCCATGGGTACCTGTAATCATCACGACTGTATCTTTATCAACGCTATCAATTAGTTGATTGAGTTGCTGGTCGATAAAATACAATGACTGTCGGTATTGGTTATAAAGTACTTTTTCTGCAGGTTTCAACATTATGTGAGGCTTAACGGTTTCGATACCTAAAAAACCAATAGGCGTGTCATAATGTTTTGGAGCCGTGAGGTTCACAATTGAAAACCAATGTGACTGCTGCGATGCTTGCCAATTGATGAACTGGGCCACATTTTTACTATCTGTTTTAGCACTGCCTTCATCGCTATGGTTGATAAACGGTGTTAGCTCATCAAAAATAGCGCGCCCGATAAACGGATTAGCATTATCTTGCGGTAAGAAAATAGCTTGCTGATAACCTGCTTTGGCAAGGGTTTGTGTCATAACAGGTGCAGTATGATAAAACTCTTTTCTGTCACCATAGTTGCCCTGAAGGCCATACAGTATTGAAAAAATTCCCGTCTTAAACTGATTCCCACCACTAAAATGGTCAATGAATTGTTTGTTATCAGTCTGATATTGCGTCAGAAACGGCATGGTTTGTTCATTCACCATATCTGCACGTAAACCATCGACAGAGACTATCAATACATTAGATTGCTGCTCTTGGATTAATGGCGTTTTACATTGTAATGGCTTAACAGGGTAACTCAGTTTACGTGACTTAGTTTGGTAGCGATTATCTTCTATATTGGTACCTTCAATACCATGGCTTTCCATGAATGACCGTGCAGTAGCTGGGTATGATAAAGGGTAAGTATCATCAAAACGGGTAATTTGTGTTACGTCAGATGCATCAGCCCAAATATGAACTAAATGGCTACTGATAAAGCAAATACCGACAAAAGCAATCGCTTTATTACCAAGCTGTTTCTTCTCCAGCTTTTCGATGCGTTTCCATATGAAGTTAGCTGCTGTTAGCTCGATTAATATAATCGAGATGGGAGTCACTATATAGGAGGTACTTTTTAATAATGCATTCAGATCTGTCCAAGCTAAATCAAATGCGAAGGGGCTTAGATGAATACCATAATCGTCATAGACAATTGTGTCATACAATAAGATACATAAGCCTAGGCTCGCGACGAGGGCGGCGTAGCCTCGTAAAATTTTAGAATAAGGTAATAGTAACGTGACAGGAAAAAGAAAGACTACATAAACAATGAAAGCTAAAAAACTGAAGTGACCAATGGTGCTAACGGCAAGATAGCCCCAACCAATAAAGGTTTCAGGGTAACCCACACTACTGAGGTAACGGGCACCGACTATCATAGCTAAAAAGCCATTAAAGAAGGCAAACCAGTGACCCCAATTAACGAGGCGCGATACTTTATCGCGAGTCATTTGTTTTTTGCGCTCAACCATGCGGAGTTGTTTTCCTAATCCTATCTTTATCAAAGATATGCTTCAAAGCTAACATATCCTTGATAAATTAAAATACCTTTTAATATGGCTTAGTCAGCCTTTACTGATTGTGCCAATGCTTTTGCAAATTGTTCAGCAACCTGTTGACGAGATTCGCTAGGTACTTTGTTCTCTAGTAAATGTGAAACACAATTACCTAATACCATCAGACTTAAATCAGTCGGTGCTTGATGCTTGTTGAGTACTGCTAATAACTCAGTAATTAACGCTTCAACTTGGGTGTTGGTATATTTAGATTGGATAGCCATAATCAGAAAAGTTCAAAAAGTAATGAATTAGCCGCCTATTATATCGGATTTCATATTATCTTGCTGTAGTTTATTGTGGTGAAAATAGCGTCGAAATTTAGCAATTTAATGGCCTTGTTAAGTACAAATTGAAATAAATATAGCGGTTGAGTTAACTAAAATTGGCACTTGAAGCTATTGGCATTTTTCGTAATATTTTTTGAGACTTTTTTAACGTGTCTGTTATGATATTCAGCGCTATTTCGCTTCCATATATTACAGATTCAGTTAGGGCTTATGAGCATCAATATCGAACAAGCAATTATCCACGAAATTTCCCAAGACAGTCAGGGTCAACTCAGTTGTCGTTTAAGACCACAACCTCTACTAAATAGCAGTGCTGTAGAAGCGATGCTAGAAGAGTTGCATCAAACCTATACGGGTAAAGCTGGTAAAGGCTTTGGCTTTTTTGGCACACACGGTGAAGATGGTGAAGCCAACCCTGCTTTTTCTGACGCATTAAATGAATATCGAAGCGGCGAACTAGGATTTGTTGAGTTTAGTAGTGCTGCAAGTAAGTTACTTCAGGAAGAACTTGCGAAATATGACTTTAGTCAAGGCGGTTTTTTGTTGATGTCTTGCTATACCAGCATGACAAGTGATTATTTATTCGTGGCATTGTTAAACGCAAAATCGTCAATGACGGTGTTAGATGATATGGAACTATCGCAAAACAACCATCTTGATTTAACGAATGTTCAGTTGGCAGCTCGAATTGATTTAACAGAATGGCAAGCAGATAAAGATTCACGTAAATATATTTCGTTTGTACGTGGTCGTGCGGGCCGTAAAGTGGCAGACTTTTTCTTGGATTTCATGGGCTGTGTTGAAGGCGTGAATACTAAGGCGCAGAATAAAACATTAATGCACGCAGTTGAAGACTTTGTCGCCAGTAGTGAATTGACTAAAGATGAGCGTCAACAATGTCGTGATAAAGTGTTTGATTACTGCAGTGAGCGTGCCGATGAAGGCGCTGATATCGAAGTAAAAGATTTGGCTGATGAATTGGCCGATTCTGGTATGGATTCGTTTTACGATTTTGCTTGTGGCGGCGCTTACGAGTTAGATGAGGAGTTTCCTGCCGATAAAGCCAGTTTACGCACCTTAAAGAAGTTTTCGGGTACTGGTGGTGGCGTTACATTGAGCTTTGATGGCGGCCATTTAGGTGAGAGAGTTATCTACGATCCTATTTCTGACACCATTCTTATTAAGGGTGTTCCTGCTAACTTGAAAGATCAGTTAGATCGCCGCCTTAAAGGTGAATAAAGAAACAATATTCAATTAAAGCGCCCATATGGGCGTTTTTTTTTGCATTTATTATATGCATTTAACGATTTCGGTACATATAAGAGCTAATTTAGGCATAAATACATTTAAAGATTTAAATTTGAATTTATTTAAGTACACTAGCCGACAAATTTAAACCTAATATTGATAGTTATGAAAATATAACTATGTGGGGGATACATGATTACTGCCTATGTTTATAAAAATCGCAAGTTAACTGTTCACGAACTGAATGTTCAAGACAGTATACCCGAACAAACATTATGGTTAGACATGTTCAAACCCAATGATGATGAAAGGGAATGGTTGAGTCGGTTTTCGGTCGAGGAAGTTCCCGACGAAGAAGACATCAACGAAATTGAAGCCTCGGCTCGTTTTTTCCAAAGTAAAGATGGATTGCATATTAATTCGTTATTCCCGCAACGTGTTGGCTCGGATGTGCGAGCGATTAACGTATCGTTTAACTTGAGAAAGGATTTCTTACTGACTATTCGTGAAGATGATGTCGGTTTGATCCGTTTATTACGCAACTATTTACGTCTTGGCCGTTTGGATGCCACCACGCCTCAAGGATTAATGCTAGAGCTATTCCATCTAAAAGTGGATTACCTGTCTGATTTAATTGAAGACGTTTACTCTGTTCTTGATGATGTAAGCGAAAAAGTGTTTGATGATGAAGAGTTAGATGAAGTATTCAAAATGATCACGCTGCAAGAAGACTCAAACGGTAAAATCCGTCTAAGTTTGCTTGATACTCAGCGCTCATTACGATATATCCAACGTTACTACCGCGATCATTTATCTGAAGAAAATATCAAGGATATTCGTGAGATGTTGTCGGATATTGAGTCGTTAATGCCTCATAGCCAATTCATCTTTGATAAGTTGAATTTTTTGCTTGATGCAGCCATGGGCTTCAGTGGCATTCAGCAAACCAAGATTATTAAAATGTTCTCGGTTGCCGCCGTGGTGTTTTTACCACCAACGGTAATTGCAAGTAGTTACGGAATGAACTTTGTTAATATGCCAGAGTTAGATTGGCGTTTTGGTTACCCAATGGCGATAGGATTGATGTTAGCTAGTGCCGGTGGTACATATTTATTCTTCAAGCGAAAAGGCTGGTTATAAAACCTATTTAAGTCCTTTGTTAATATTAAAAGCCATTAGTAACGTTAAGTTATTAATGGCTTTTTTGTATCTGTTAAATAGATTTTTATGCTTGTTTTAATAAGGATTACCCTTGGCCAATACCATAGCTTATGCGCTCTCTTGGGCTTAAATATTTTAGAATATTTTCGGGTAATGCTGATATCGGCAAACATCGTGCAATACTGATTTCTTCGCGTTCTAAGTCAATGATTGGTGCTTGTTCTTTTGGAACGAGTGCGTCGTATAGCATGATTTGAGGGTATAAAATCTTATTTATATTTACAGACATCACCATGCCAAATTGACCGCTTGAAAGCTCTACAACACTACCAGGTGGGTAAATACCAATGGTTTTGATTAAGGTGCCGACATATTCTTGATTGAGCTTATCTTTATAGTTTTTATAAATATAACCTAAAGAAGCATAAGGCGTTTTCGCTTTTGTAGTCTTAGTGCCGTTACACAAATCATCATACTCATTGACTACCGTGATAAGTTGGGAGTATTTATCTAACTCATCTCCTTTAAGTCCTTTGGGGTAGCCAGAACCGTCCAGAAATTCATGATGATTGGCTATCATGGGTTTAGCTTCTTCAGGAAAAGTATCGGCAATTTTAAGGAAGTTGAGACTCATTAAAGGGTGCTGCTTTATAAGGTTTTGTTCCGGTTTATTTAAAGGAGCTTGTTTATTCAGTACATTGCTAGGAATTTTAAGTTTGCCAATATCATGAAATAGGGCACCTAAGCCAATCTGCTCAATCTCTTCTCGTGACCAATTCAAGCTTTTTGCTAACATCATGCAAAGCACTGAGACATTCAGTGAATGGTGATATATTAAATCGCCAGGTTTGACATCACCCATAAGATGTAACACTAAATCATCAGAATTAAGCAGCATAGTGGTCATCGAGCTCACCATGTCTTTAGCATCGTTGACAGCGTTTAATGGTCGACTACCGAGTTTTGAGATACTAGAGCGCATAATTGATAATGAACGGTCAAACTGTTGCTCAGTCTTTTTAAGTCCTCTTCTAAGCTTCTTTTGCGTTTCAATTTGATCATGTTTGTACTGATCCATTTCAAGCTTGAGCTTATCGAGAGAAGCAGTATCTGTAAGTACTTCTTTTGCATCTTTAGCGGGTTTATCACGTAACTCAGTGTCGCTTTTAGTGGGCACGAATAAAACGGTTTCGATACCTAAACTTTTAATTAAATCGATTTGAGACTGACTTTTAACCTTGAAACGACTAAATAGAAATGGGTGATCCTTCCAAGATACAGGCAAGCAAATAAAATTGCCGACTTGGATTTCATCGATTGAAACTTTTACTGTGTTTTTCATAGGTTAAAACAGGTACCTAAATTTATTTTTGTTATTATGTAGCTAACCATCTGTACTCATCCCTTTTGCTAATCGACAGTTTCCATGGCAGCATATTACCAAACAGATATAAAAAGTGCTTATTTAATATGGATTTTATTGAAGTCATACCAAATGCGTTAGATGAAGATTTATGCGATCGATTGATTGCCGCTTTTGAACAGCACCCAGGAGTCATTGAAGGTAAAACTGGTCAAGGTGTTGATAAGGCTAAAAAACATAGTTTTGATTTAACCTTAGACATTCATGCTGATTTAGCGCCGCTAAGAAATGAAATTTTACAATTAACGCTTAAGCATGCGGCTTCATACTTTACTCAATATTCGATGGCGTTAATGGGAGCGGTGTCAGTAGCTGTCGCTGATGAGCATGGTCAAGCAGTGACTTTACAACCCAACAATTTCGATGCTTTAGGTGCGCCTCGAGCAGAAGCGCTAACCAAGTATTTGTATCGAAGTGGCAATGTAAATTTGCAAAAATATCCTATGGGGCTAGGGGGCTACCCTCATTGGCATTCTGAGCATTTTCCGCAATCTGGTTCACATGAAGCATTACATCGAGTACTACTTTATATGTTTTATTTAAACGATGTGGAAGAGGGGGGAGAGACGGAGTTTTTTTACCAACAGAAAAGCATTAAACCTAAAAAAGGGACCATGGTTATTGCCCCTGCGGGTTTCACTCACACCCATAAAGGTAATAAGCCAATCAGTGGTGATAAATATATCGCCACGTCTTGGATTATGTTTAACCGGGCAGAGCAGCTCTATGCACCATTAAATAGTAAATAGTGTTCATTGTTATTGAGGGGGGATTTTGATAGTAAATTTAGCCCCTTCAAGCTCACTTTCGGTGATTGATAATAGACCATGGTAACTACTGACAATTTCGTTACACACTGCTAAACCTATGCCTTGACCCGGTGATTGGGTATCGGCGCGCACTCCTCGTTGAATGATGCGTGCTTTTAATGATTCATCAACGCCAGGTCCATCATCTTCAACACAAAGGATAGAATGTCCCTCACTATCAATTGTCGCAGTTACAATAACTTCGCTAATACAAAGCCTGAATGCATTTTCCATTAGGTTGCCACACAGTTCCATTAAATCTCCTTTATTAATAGGAAAGTTAATATCAGAATCGATGTGACTGCTAAATTTGACGTTTTTTTCTTGATAAATCTTGAACAACATTTGCGACAACTGCTCAACCATAGGTTGAACCGGTGTTTGTTCTTGAACGAGCCCTTGACGACCGACTAAAGCGCGTTTTAATTGATATTTTACCAACTGATCCATCTGTCCCACTTGCTGCATGATTTTTTCACTGGCATCTGATTTTGACAACGTCGCGTCATCAGTTATTGCATGAACAGCGGCAAGGCGCGTTTTTAAACTATGGGCTAAGTCATTCATAGCATTCTGGTAACGCTCTTGTTGCGCACTCGATTGCGATAATAGTTGGTTTAATGCTTGAGTTACCCCTTCTAATTCTTGTGGGTAACCATCTGACAGTGATTTTTTGTTGCCGTCACCAATTGCTTGTAATTCACTTTTGAGCCTCGTTAGTGGGCGCATTCCCCAATAGGCCGCACTAATCAGTAATATAAACGCAAGCAACATGACGACACCAAGACGTAAATAAGTCAACTTTTTAAATCGTTTAAAGTCGTTCTCTACGGTGTCAGCTTCTTTTAATACCACCATATTGTATTGGGTTTGATTGAGTTCAACGGGCAGTAGATAGGCAAAGTAGGAACGATTATCTGACATGTTTAGAAAGTAAGGGGGATTGGAGTCGACTATAGATTCAAATCGTTCACATATATTGGTTAACCCAGCATCGGTAGCGAGTGATGAGGTCCATACGTCTGCAAAGTCTTGACTACAGCTGGCCATCATATAGCGTTTTTGCTTATTGTTTTCCATTAACCAATTATTATTGGCAGGAATAAGGTCGTGTTCACGCAGTTCAGCTGCAATTTGCGGCATTTCAGCGATAAGCTGAGCCGTTTCTTTATTATAACTGTTTTGCGCATGAAGAATGGTTACTGACCATGCAAGGCCAAAGCCTACCAGTGCGATGATAGTTAACGAGGTAATAAACATCCTCGTGAGTAGGCGTTTTTTGGGCTTAAACCTTAGCTGCATGGTAGATTAAATTTATATCCTTGACCGCGGATGGTAGCGATTGGGTTATCCATACCGCCTTTATTAAGTTTTTTTCGAATACGGCTGACCATGACTTCAATGGTATTCGGGTCGCCTTCTTTATCACCGTAAACGACATCAAGTAAACGTTGCTTGGCTACAACTTCATGGCAGTGACGCATGAGGTATTCAAGAATTAAATATTCAAATGCAGTAACTTCCATAACCTCAGCATTTAGCGTGACTTGTTTTGCTGCTAAATCTAATTGTAGTGGCCCACTACTAATGGTCGGTTTTACAAACCCAGCGCTCCGTCTTACCAAGGCGTCAAGTCGAGCAACTAACTCTTCTTTTTGGAATGGTTTGACTAAGTAATCATCTGCACCTGCATTTAATCCTTCAACCTTATCTTGCCAGTTAACTCGGGCAGTTAGAATAAGGATAGGCGCTTTTACATCGGCATTACGGATATCTGATATGAGTGTCATACCGTCTTTATCAGGTAGGCCTAAATCAACAATAGCGATATCAATAGGGTAATTGGTTGCTTGATAAAACCCTTCTTTCGCAGTCAGTGCCACTTGTACTTGATTACCTAATTCAGATAATTGCACATTTAAGTGGTGGGATAAAATTGGGTCATCTTCTATTACCAAAATTCTCATAACAAATACTCTTTGGTGAAATCGTAATATTTCTTTGCATTAAATGATCGCTTAAGAAAAGTACAAGGCGATAAGCATAGTGGCATCTTAGCCCGACGATACTTAACCTTAACTGACTGTAATCTGTAATTGTTTATCAGACAATAAGTTGATTGATTAAATTCGTTAAAATAGTGATTGAGACACCCATAAATATAATGCCTGTTATAGCATCAATGAGCAGGCTGCCTTTAGCCATTTTATGTTGTATCTGTGGTTTCGTAAGAATGATAGCAAGAAAACTAAACCAACAAAGGGAAAGCGTGAATAATAGACTTGCTGAAGCTACTTTTGTAGCTAGTGTAACCTGTGGTGTAACTAAAACAGTAAAGATTGTGATGAAAAAGATCAAAGCCTTAGGGTTAAGTAAATTTGTATAAAGCCCAATTTTGAATCCTTTAGCTGATGAAAATGTTAAATGTTCTAAATCGTTATTATTAGGTTGATTGGGGGCTTTGTCTTGGGTTTCATGCTCAAAAGATGATGGTTCACTGAAATTTTTTTCTTCGTTTTTAGTGTTTTTTTTGAATGATGATAATGCAGAAGATAAAGCACCAAATCCCATCCATGCAAGGTAACAGGCTCCAATAATTTGCACTGCA from the Shewanella japonica genome contains:
- a CDS encoding 2OG-Fe(II) oxygenase family protein; this translates as MDFIEVIPNALDEDLCDRLIAAFEQHPGVIEGKTGQGVDKAKKHSFDLTLDIHADLAPLRNEILQLTLKHAASYFTQYSMALMGAVSVAVADEHGQAVTLQPNNFDALGAPRAEALTKYLYRSGNVNLQKYPMGLGGYPHWHSEHFPQSGSHEALHRVLLYMFYLNDVEEGGETEFFYQQKSIKPKKGTMVIAPAGFTHTHKGNKPISGDKYIATSWIMFNRAEQLYAPLNSK
- a CDS encoding response regulator, whose translation is MRILVIEDDPILSHHLNVQLSELGNQVQVALTAKEGFYQATNYPIDIAIVDLGLPDKDGMTLISDIRNADVKAPILILTARVNWQDKVEGLNAGADDYLVKPFQKEELVARLDALVRRSAGFVKPTISSGPLQLDLAAKQVTLNAEVMEVTAFEYLILEYLMRHCHEVVAKQRLLDVVYGDKEGDPNTIEVMVSRIRKKLNKGGMDNPIATIRGQGYKFNLPCS
- a CDS encoding HD-GYP domain-containing protein; this encodes MKNTVKVSIDEIQVGNFICLPVSWKDHPFLFSRFKVKSQSQIDLIKSLGIETVLFVPTKSDTELRDKPAKDAKEVLTDTASLDKLKLEMDQYKHDQIETQKKLRRGLKKTEQQFDRSLSIMRSSISKLGSRPLNAVNDAKDMVSSMTTMLLNSDDLVLHLMGDVKPGDLIYHHSLNVSVLCMMLAKSLNWSREEIEQIGLGALFHDIGKLKIPSNVLNKQAPLNKPEQNLIKQHPLMSLNFLKIADTFPEEAKPMIANHHEFLDGSGYPKGLKGDELDKYSQLITVVNEYDDLCNGTKTTKAKTPYASLGYIYKNYKDKLNQEYVGTLIKTIGIYPPGSVVELSSGQFGMVMSVNINKILYPQIMLYDALVPKEQAPIIDLEREEISIARCLPISALPENILKYLSPRERISYGIGQG
- the yejK gene encoding nucleoid-associated protein YejK, whose translation is MSINIEQAIIHEISQDSQGQLSCRLRPQPLLNSSAVEAMLEELHQTYTGKAGKGFGFFGTHGEDGEANPAFSDALNEYRSGELGFVEFSSAASKLLQEELAKYDFSQGGFLLMSCYTSMTSDYLFVALLNAKSSMTVLDDMELSQNNHLDLTNVQLAARIDLTEWQADKDSRKYISFVRGRAGRKVADFFLDFMGCVEGVNTKAQNKTLMHAVEDFVASSELTKDERQQCRDKVFDYCSERADEGADIEVKDLADELADSGMDSFYDFACGGAYELDEEFPADKASLRTLKKFSGTGGGVTLSFDGGHLGERVIYDPISDTILIKGVPANLKDQLDRRLKGE
- a CDS encoding YejL family protein codes for the protein MAIQSKYTNTQVEALITELLAVLNKHQAPTDLSLMVLGNCVSHLLENKVPSESRQQVAEQFAKALAQSVKAD
- a CDS encoding LysE family translocator, which translates into the protein MDFALLSTLAVVHSLALISPGPDFAIIVKTATQQPRRIALMCAFGISLAILIHSLLSLLGISLMIRQSEFAYFAVQIIGACYLAWMGFGALSSALSSFKKNTKNEEKNFSEPSSFEHETQDKAPNQPNNNDLEHLTFSSAKGFKIGLYTNLLNPKALIFFITIFTVLVTPQVTLATKVASASLLFTLSLCWFSFLAIILTKPQIQHKMAKGSLLIDAITGIIFMGVSITILTNLINQLIV
- a CDS encoding ATP-binding protein codes for the protein MQLRFKPKKRLLTRMFITSLTIIALVGFGLAWSVTILHAQNSYNKETAQLIAEMPQIAAELREHDLIPANNNWLMENNKQKRYMMASCSQDFADVWTSSLATDAGLTNICERFESIVDSNPPYFLNMSDNRSYFAYLLPVELNQTQYNMVVLKEADTVENDFKRFKKLTYLRLGVVMLLAFILLISAAYWGMRPLTRLKSELQAIGDGNKKSLSDGYPQELEGVTQALNQLLSQSSAQQERYQNAMNDLAHSLKTRLAAVHAITDDATLSKSDASEKIMQQVGQMDQLVKYQLKRALVGRQGLVQEQTPVQPMVEQLSQMLFKIYQEKNVKFSSHIDSDINFPINKGDLMELCGNLMENAFRLCISEVIVTATIDSEGHSILCVEDDGPGVDESLKARIIQRGVRADTQSPGQGIGLAVCNEIVSSYHGLLSITESELEGAKFTIKIPPQ
- the corA gene encoding magnesium/cobalt transporter CorA, which produces MITAYVYKNRKLTVHELNVQDSIPEQTLWLDMFKPNDDEREWLSRFSVEEVPDEEDINEIEASARFFQSKDGLHINSLFPQRVGSDVRAINVSFNLRKDFLLTIREDDVGLIRLLRNYLRLGRLDATTPQGLMLELFHLKVDYLSDLIEDVYSVLDDVSEKVFDDEELDEVFKMITLQEDSNGKIRLSLLDTQRSLRYIQRYYRDHLSEENIKDIREMLSDIESLMPHSQFIFDKLNFLLDAAMGFSGIQQTKIIKMFSVAAVVFLPPTVIASSYGMNFVNMPELDWRFGYPMAIGLMLASAGGTYLFFKRKGWL
- a CDS encoding DUF3413 domain-containing protein; its protein translation is MVERKKQMTRDKVSRLVNWGHWFAFFNGFLAMIVGARYLSSVGYPETFIGWGYLAVSTIGHFSFLAFIVYVVFLFPVTLLLPYSKILRGYAALVASLGLCILLYDTIVYDDYGIHLSPFAFDLAWTDLNALLKSTSYIVTPISIILIELTAANFIWKRIEKLEKKQLGNKAIAFVGICFISSHLVHIWADASDVTQITRFDDTYPLSYPATARSFMESHGIEGTNIEDNRYQTKSRKLSYPVKPLQCKTPLIQEQQSNVLIVSVDGLRADMVNEQTMPFLTQYQTDNKQFIDHFSGGNQFKTGIFSILYGLQGNYGDRKEFYHTAPVMTQTLAKAGYQQAIFLPQDNANPFIGRAIFDELTPFINHSDEGSAKTDSKNVAQFINWQASQQSHWFSIVNLTAPKHYDTPIGFLGIETVKPHIMLKPAEKVLYNQYRQSLYFIDQQLNQLIDSVDKDTVVMITGTHGQVFSSNPSEVNQNLSPGNVKVPFVMHWPKAAADTVTYRTSHYGIVPTIMSQILHCNNPSTDYSSGYSLLQPSEQSWVYIGDSRTFAIYQDAEITVLDRHGKYQIYDINYDKRLKRKLSAPELIQVMREGRRLYNQ